A genomic segment from Spinacia oleracea cultivar Varoflay chromosome 3, BTI_SOV_V1, whole genome shotgun sequence encodes:
- the LOC130469949 gene encoding uncharacterized protein → MTRFGIPKAIVFDNGPQFEMPKLKEWLADHGIRSCFASIGRPQANGQVEAFNKIISEGIKKKLDEAKGLWADELPNVLWSIRTTAKNSTGETPFLLAFGAEAVLPIEMCEPTLRVMLYDENGNWEMMKVALDFLPEVRGKRH, encoded by the coding sequence ATGACTCGTTTCGGAATTCCAAAGgctatcgtctttgataatgggcctcagtttgagaTGCCTAAGCTGAAAGAATGGTTAGCAGACCATGGCATACGCAGCTGTTTTGCCTCCATCGGacgtccccaagccaatggccaggttgaggcgttcaacaaaataaTCTCTGAAGGGattaaaaagaagcttgacgaagccaaggGTCTGTGGGCTGATGAgttgccaaatgtcttatggtcaatccgcaccacggctaagaactcCACCGGCGAAACCCCCTTCTTACTAGCTTTTGGTGCCGAGGCCGTCCTACCCATAGAGATGTGTGAACCGACTTTGAGGGTCATGCTATATGACGAAAATGgtaattgggaaatgatgaaggtgGCCTTGGATTTCTTGCCTGAGGTTAGAGGAAAGCGGCACTAA